In a single window of the Streptomyces sp. NBC_00285 genome:
- a CDS encoding lysylphosphatidylglycerol synthase transmembrane domain-containing protein produces MSLLPLEGPPGPLPAPATAAAPAPLTICAPAPVAAGSRRSLTRLTRRLLTLLPLLLIGVWAVLDWRALYDGTARLATADPWWLLVGLFYTCLGWISASVVRQGALPERLPPGLLGASQFAAGAANHVLPASLGAHAVTLRFLQGQGIPLARATASLALYALVRPIAKTLVLLGFLVALPGLLRLGDLVPDRRLLFLPAVAAGLGLGATLLLLTLVRPLRRPAATFVRTALTDARRLHTMPSRVLALWGGAAAAPLLQASVIHAVGTSLGMTLSWAQVAFAYLAASTAVGSVPAPGGIGPVDAAMVFTLAVYGVPVSLGTAVLIGYRVLTVWLPLLPGVLCMSALVHRKVL; encoded by the coding sequence GTGTCCCTGCTTCCGCTCGAAGGTCCCCCGGGTCCGCTCCCCGCCCCGGCCACCGCCGCCGCTCCGGCCCCGCTCACGATCTGCGCCCCGGCACCCGTCGCCGCCGGTTCCCGGCGCTCCCTGACCCGTCTCACCCGCCGTCTGCTCACCCTGCTCCCCCTCCTCCTCATCGGCGTATGGGCGGTGCTGGACTGGCGTGCCCTGTACGACGGCACCGCGCGGCTGGCCACCGCCGATCCCTGGTGGCTGCTCGTCGGGCTCTTCTACACCTGCCTGGGCTGGATCTCCGCGTCCGTCGTCCGGCAGGGCGCCCTGCCCGAACGCCTGCCGCCAGGGCTCCTGGGCGCCTCGCAGTTCGCCGCGGGCGCCGCCAACCACGTACTGCCGGCGAGTCTCGGCGCCCACGCCGTCACCCTGCGCTTCCTCCAGGGGCAGGGCATCCCGCTGGCCCGGGCCACCGCCTCGCTCGCCCTGTACGCGTTGGTCAGGCCGATCGCCAAGACGCTGGTGCTGCTGGGCTTCCTGGTGGCCCTGCCCGGTCTGCTGCGCCTCGGTGACCTCGTCCCGGACCGGCGCTTGCTGTTCCTGCCCGCGGTGGCCGCGGGTCTCGGACTCGGCGCCACACTCCTGCTGTTGACCCTGGTCCGCCCGCTGCGCCGCCCCGCGGCCACCTTCGTGCGCACCGCCCTGACCGACGCCCGCCGGCTGCACACCATGCCGAGCCGCGTCCTCGCCCTCTGGGGCGGCGCCGCCGCCGCGCCGCTGCTCCAGGCGAGCGTGATCCACGCGGTCGGTACCTCGCTCGGCATGACGCTGTCCTGGGCGCAGGTCGCGTTCGCCTATCTCGCCGCGAGCACCGCGGTCGGATCGGTACCCGCGCCCGGCGGCATCGGCCCGGTCGACGCGGCGATGGTCTTCACCCTCGCCGTCTACGGCGTTCCGGTGAGTCTCGGCACGGCCGTGCTCATCGGCTACCGCGTCCTGACGGTGTGGCTTCCCCTGTTGCCGGGCGTGCTCTGCATGTCCGCCCTCGTCCACCGGAAGGTTTTGTGA
- a CDS encoding RNA polymerase sigma factor — protein sequence MSHSHATCPPPPREADHGMSPGDFDASFTADMPRLRRRLLALTGNPHDADDLLQETYLRLSRRARTQNLTRQQHPYAYTCAVALNLLRDSWQHPSRRERTTDELPEAGWDGGLASYEASATALALLSTLSEKEAAAVILVDLEGLTHDTAGERLGAHRGTVQRNRLRGLAKMRAALHN from the coding sequence ATGAGCCACAGTCACGCCACCTGTCCGCCACCGCCGCGCGAGGCCGACCACGGGATGAGCCCGGGGGACTTCGACGCGTCCTTCACGGCCGACATGCCGCGGCTGCGGAGGCGGCTGCTCGCCCTGACGGGCAATCCGCACGACGCCGACGACCTGCTCCAGGAGACCTACCTGAGGCTCTCCCGGCGGGCCCGCACCCAGAACCTGACGCGGCAGCAGCATCCGTACGCCTACACCTGCGCCGTCGCCCTCAACCTGCTGCGCGACTCCTGGCAGCACCCCTCCCGCCGCGAACGCACCACGGACGAACTGCCGGAAGCCGGCTGGGACGGCGGGCTCGCCTCCTACGAGGCCTCCGCCACGGCCCTCGCACTGCTGAGCACGCTCTCCGAGAAGGAGGCCGCCGCGGTGATCCTCGTGGACCTGGAGGGGCTCACCCACGACACGGCCGGGGAGCGCCTCGGCGCCCACCGCGGCACGGTCCAGCGCAACCGCCTGCGCGGCCTCGCCAAGATGCGCGCCGCGCTGCACAACTGA
- a CDS encoding MurR/RpiR family transcriptional regulator: protein MPPTDVTTLIRTELPRLAGSLRKVGELILEDPAAVTHCSAAELGRRTGTSQATVTRFCRAIGLDSYQHLLIELAQERGRGEVSDWGSAEIGPDISPDDSLERVVQVVGSADLRAIQQTIERIDLDALERAAQALAKARRIDVYGVGGSGAVAQETETRLFRIGCQARGWTEVHGAATSAALLTPADVAIAISHSGATRETLEPFEMAKERGATTVAITTDPRSPLARAADIRLISSASETSFRTGSIGGRHSVLMIVDCLYVRVGQLAYQRASSSLALTDHITPQHAVKARRSR from the coding sequence ATGCCTCCGACCGACGTCACGACCCTGATCCGCACCGAACTGCCCCGGCTGGCCGGTTCACTGCGGAAGGTCGGCGAGCTGATCCTGGAGGATCCGGCCGCCGTCACCCACTGCTCGGCCGCCGAACTGGGCCGCCGCACCGGCACCTCGCAGGCCACGGTGACCCGCTTCTGCCGGGCCATCGGCCTCGACTCCTACCAGCATCTGCTGATCGAGCTGGCCCAGGAGCGCGGCCGCGGCGAGGTCTCCGACTGGGGCTCGGCCGAGATCGGCCCCGACATCTCGCCGGACGACAGCCTCGAGCGGGTCGTCCAGGTGGTCGGCAGCGCGGACCTGCGGGCGATCCAGCAGACGATCGAGCGCATCGACCTCGACGCCCTGGAACGCGCGGCCCAGGCTCTGGCCAAGGCCCGGCGGATCGACGTGTACGGCGTCGGCGGCAGCGGTGCGGTGGCGCAGGAGACGGAGACGCGGCTGTTCCGTATCGGCTGCCAGGCGCGCGGCTGGACGGAGGTGCACGGCGCGGCCACCTCCGCGGCCCTGCTCACCCCGGCCGACGTGGCGATCGCCATCTCCCACTCCGGTGCGACCCGGGAGACCCTCGAACCCTTCGAGATGGCCAAGGAGCGGGGCGCGACCACGGTCGCCATCACCACCGACCCGCGCTCCCCGCTGGCCAGGGCCGCGGACATCCGGCTGATCTCCTCCGCCTCGGAGACGAGCTTCCGCACCGGCAGCATCGGCGGTCGACACTCCGTCCTGATGATCGTGGACTGCCTCTACGTCCGGGTCGGCCAGCTCGCCTACCAGCGCGCCAGCTCCTCCCTCGCGCTCACCGACCACATCACCCCGCAGCACGCGGTGAAGGCCCGCCGCTCGCGTTGA
- a CDS encoding M15 family metallopeptidase encodes MTDIITLADPRVAAVVPDECGEPLVDLRTEGRVRLDPRQADDEGSYAHLRSGALERLVRAQRLLPAGIGLLVIEGYRPPDLQRRYFEQYAATLRRAHPDAPPERIRELASAYISPPEVAPHVSGGAVDLTLCDRAGRELPLGTEVNATPEESEGACRTDGPGVSAEARANRALLGRALHATGFVNYPTEWWHWSYGDRYWALLRRVPAARYGPADPPRPAA; translated from the coding sequence GTGACAGACATCATCACGCTCGCCGATCCTCGGGTCGCCGCGGTCGTACCGGACGAATGCGGGGAGCCGCTCGTCGATCTGCGTACCGAGGGACGGGTACGGCTCGATCCCCGGCAGGCCGACGACGAGGGCAGTTACGCCCACTTGAGGTCCGGCGCGCTGGAGCGGCTGGTGCGGGCGCAGCGGCTGCTGCCCGCGGGGATCGGGTTGCTGGTGATCGAGGGGTACCGGCCGCCGGACCTTCAGCGCCGTTACTTCGAGCAGTACGCGGCGACCCTGCGCCGGGCCCACCCGGACGCGCCTCCCGAGCGGATCCGCGAACTGGCCAGCGCGTACATCTCGCCGCCCGAGGTCGCCCCGCATGTCAGCGGCGGCGCGGTCGACCTGACCCTGTGCGACCGCGCGGGCCGGGAACTGCCGCTCGGCACCGAGGTCAACGCCACCCCGGAGGAGAGCGAGGGTGCCTGCCGCACCGACGGACCCGGCGTCAGCGCCGAGGCACGCGCGAACCGGGCCCTGCTGGGCCGGGCGCTGCACGCGACCGGGTTCGTCAACTACCCGACCGAGTGGTGGCACTGGTCGTACGGCGACCGGTACTGGGCCCTGCTGCGCCGCGTACCGGCCGCCCGCTACGGCCCCGCCGACCCGCCCCGCCCTGCGGCCTGA
- a CDS encoding beta-N-acetylglucosaminidase domain-containing protein: MDSFINLRCLAAALLLALGLAAPAVPASAEPRPSVPEVWPTPQKITAGHGRLPVPDRVVEVVGPGTDPSARKVVETALKAAGAGRVTAVHSDERTPAAALTVYLGGPGENTATAKALERLGAASPSGLASGGYVLASGRSHGRALLALSGVDTTGTFYAAQTLRQLLDGKHELPVVTVRDWPTAALRGVIEGFYGTPWTHAERLAQLDFYGRTKQNVYVYSPKDDDYLRARWRDEYPAAELGRLKELVDRADTDHVRFTYALSPGLSVCYSSDADVKALTAKFDSLYAIGVRSFAIPLDDISYTKWNCPEDEREFGTGGGAAGAAQARLLNTAWQRFSDGHTGLQPLEMVPTEYSDLADSPYKKALREQLDPSVVVEWTGVGVIAPTVTTEQLRQAREVYGHPVLVWDNYPVNDYVTSRLLLGPYTGREPGVAAAATGVTANPMVQGEASRLALFTSAAYLWNPHAYDPRRAFLASVRDLAGPEAAKWLRIFAENNYSSQLDSTESPTLTRLIAAFREAYDRGSGLGRAAAALRSYFTDMAATPARLRAHLDNPGFLDETSAWLDKLGSYGTAGATAVDLLLANKRGDTTAVSTYWKQLQQERKELDAIPQQVSPGVMDQFLYTTMLENAPDPGVDASFSPASLSLKPGASTTVTLNLSDAQARTVSWRLDVPEGVTATPSEGTATTPASVTVTLTGKTEGVHPVVAEGTGILDRALPVQVTDGTGTPRALTADFSGASVSSIDLSSGTTTNIAVGNNPGEVVVSADGGTAYAANQGSNTVSVIDVASGEVTATVAVGKVPAGLALTPDGGTLWVANYTDGTVQSIDTGTLRTGTPIPVGDGPENMAITPDGRTLYVANIHDNTVSPVDLTTGEAGTAIPVGPSPFDVVAAPDGRTVYVSNSGGSTVTPIDTSSNETEPTLLVTGQAYGLGLSPDGRTLWVSPSNGDTITPVDTVTGAPGSTVKVGRSAFDVALNWNGTTAYVTTADTNALVPIDVASGTAGPSFSTGAYPLAVALTP, encoded by the coding sequence GTGGATTCATTCATCAATCTCAGATGTCTGGCCGCCGCCCTGCTGCTGGCCCTCGGCCTCGCCGCCCCTGCGGTCCCCGCCTCGGCCGAACCCCGGCCGTCCGTGCCCGAGGTATGGCCCACCCCCCAGAAAATCACCGCCGGACACGGCCGGCTCCCCGTCCCCGACCGGGTCGTCGAGGTAGTCGGCCCCGGCACCGACCCCTCGGCCCGAAAGGTCGTCGAGACGGCCCTCAAGGCCGCCGGAGCCGGCCGCGTCACCGCTGTCCACTCCGACGAGAGAACACCCGCGGCCGCTTTGACCGTGTACCTCGGCGGCCCCGGCGAGAACACCGCCACCGCGAAGGCCCTCGAACGCCTCGGCGCAGCCTCCCCGTCCGGCCTCGCCTCCGGCGGTTACGTCCTCGCCTCCGGCCGCAGCCACGGCCGGGCCCTCCTTGCCCTCTCCGGCGTCGACACCACCGGCACCTTCTACGCGGCCCAGACCCTGCGCCAACTCCTCGACGGCAAGCACGAGTTGCCCGTGGTCACCGTGCGGGACTGGCCCACCGCGGCCCTCCGCGGAGTCATCGAGGGCTTCTACGGCACCCCCTGGACGCACGCCGAGCGCCTCGCCCAACTCGACTTCTACGGCCGTACGAAACAGAACGTGTACGTCTACTCCCCCAAGGACGACGACTACCTGCGCGCCCGCTGGCGGGACGAGTATCCGGCCGCCGAACTCGGCCGCTTGAAGGAGCTCGTCGACCGGGCCGACACCGACCACGTCCGCTTCACCTACGCCCTCTCCCCCGGCCTCTCGGTCTGCTACTCCTCCGACGCCGACGTCAAGGCGCTCACCGCGAAGTTCGACTCGCTGTACGCCATCGGTGTCCGTTCCTTCGCGATCCCCCTGGACGACATCAGCTACACGAAGTGGAACTGCCCCGAGGACGAGCGGGAGTTCGGCACCGGCGGGGGTGCGGCGGGCGCCGCCCAGGCCCGTCTGCTGAACACCGCGTGGCAGCGGTTCTCCGACGGCCACACCGGACTCCAGCCGCTGGAGATGGTCCCCACCGAGTACTCCGACCTCGCCGACTCCCCGTACAAGAAGGCCCTGCGGGAGCAACTCGACCCGTCGGTCGTCGTCGAGTGGACCGGCGTCGGCGTCATCGCGCCCACCGTCACCACCGAGCAGCTGAGGCAGGCCCGCGAGGTCTACGGCCACCCGGTCCTGGTCTGGGACAACTACCCGGTCAACGACTACGTCACCAGCCGTCTCCTGCTCGGCCCCTACACGGGCCGGGAACCCGGCGTGGCTGCGGCGGCGACGGGGGTGACCGCGAACCCGATGGTCCAGGGCGAGGCGAGCCGGCTCGCCCTGTTCACCTCGGCCGCCTACCTGTGGAACCCGCACGCCTACGACCCGCGCCGGGCGTTCCTCGCGTCGGTCCGGGACCTGGCGGGACCCGAGGCGGCCAAGTGGCTGCGGATCTTCGCCGAGAACAACTACTCCTCCCAGCTCGACTCCACCGAGTCGCCGACCCTCACCCGACTGATCGCCGCCTTCCGTGAGGCGTACGACCGGGGCAGCGGCCTCGGCCGGGCGGCAGCCGCGTTGAGGTCCTACTTCACCGACATGGCCGCCACACCCGCCCGGTTGCGCGCCCACCTCGACAACCCGGGGTTCCTCGACGAGACCTCCGCCTGGCTCGACAAACTCGGCAGCTACGGGACCGCGGGCGCAACGGCCGTGGACCTGCTGCTGGCGAACAAGCGCGGTGACACGACCGCGGTGTCGACGTACTGGAAGCAACTCCAGCAGGAGCGGAAGGAGTTGGACGCGATCCCGCAGCAGGTCTCGCCGGGCGTGATGGACCAGTTCCTCTACACGACGATGCTGGAGAACGCCCCCGACCCGGGCGTGGACGCCTCCTTCTCCCCCGCCTCGCTGTCCCTGAAGCCCGGCGCCTCGACGACGGTCACCCTGAACCTGTCCGACGCCCAGGCCAGAACGGTCAGTTGGAGGCTCGACGTACCCGAGGGTGTCACCGCCACGCCCTCCGAGGGCACGGCGACCACCCCGGCCTCCGTCACCGTCACCCTCACGGGCAAGACGGAGGGGGTGCACCCGGTCGTCGCCGAAGGCACCGGCATCCTCGACCGCGCACTGCCCGTCCAGGTCACCGACGGCACCGGCACACCACGCGCACTGACGGCCGACTTCAGTGGCGCGTCGGTGAGTTCCATCGACCTCTCCTCGGGCACGACGACGAACATCGCCGTCGGCAACAACCCCGGCGAGGTCGTGGTGAGCGCGGACGGCGGTACCGCGTACGCGGCCAACCAGGGCTCGAACACGGTCAGCGTGATCGACGTGGCGAGCGGCGAGGTCACCGCCACCGTCGCTGTGGGCAAGGTCCCCGCGGGCCTGGCCCTCACCCCGGACGGCGGCACGCTCTGGGTCGCCAACTACACCGACGGCACAGTGCAGTCGATCGACACGGGCACGCTGAGGACCGGCACGCCGATCCCGGTGGGTGACGGTCCCGAGAACATGGCGATCACGCCTGACGGCAGGACGCTGTACGTGGCGAACATCCACGACAACACGGTCAGCCCTGTCGACCTCACCACCGGCGAGGCGGGCACCGCGATCCCGGTGGGCCCGAGCCCCTTCGACGTCGTCGCCGCGCCCGACGGCAGGACGGTGTACGTCTCCAACTCCGGCGGCTCGACGGTGACCCCGATCGACACGTCGAGCAACGAGACCGAGCCGACCCTCCTGGTCACCGGCCAGGCGTACGGCCTCGGTCTGTCACCGGACGGCCGCACCCTGTGGGTCAGCCCGAGCAACGGCGACACGATCACACCGGTCGACACGGTCACCGGAGCCCCGGGCAGCACGGTGAAGGTGGGCAGGTCGGCCTTCGACGTGGCCCTGAACTGGAACGGCACCACGGCGTATGTGACGACAGCCGATACAAACGCCCTGGTACCGATCGACGTCGCCTCGGGGACGGCAGGGCCGTCCTTCAGCACCGGTGCCTATCCGCTGGCGGTGGCGCTGACTCCCTGA
- a CDS encoding SIS domain-containing protein, which yields MSVESVSAQGFAEQSLDVLRHVTESAREDVRRAAGLIADCIRADGVIHAFGTGHSQAMVLEVAGRAGGLVPTNRLQMSDLVLYGGDSPSVLDDPLLEREPGVAVRLYDMAAPRAQDLFVIISNSGVNSVIVEMALHAKAQGHKILAITSLTHTGAVPAGHPSGKKLVDLADVVLDNAAPVGDALLSLPGGGAVGALSTLTGVLLVQMAVAEASGLLLASGERPPVYVSANVPGGFEGNLELEKRYAGRVRRTAT from the coding sequence GTGTCCGTCGAGTCAGTCAGTGCCCAGGGCTTCGCCGAACAGAGCCTGGACGTCCTCCGCCACGTCACCGAATCCGCCCGCGAGGACGTACGCCGCGCCGCCGGGCTGATCGCCGACTGCATCCGCGCCGACGGCGTGATCCATGCCTTCGGCACCGGCCACTCCCAGGCGATGGTGCTGGAGGTCGCCGGCCGGGCGGGCGGCCTGGTGCCCACGAACCGGCTCCAGATGTCCGACCTCGTCCTCTACGGCGGTGACTCCCCGAGCGTCCTCGACGACCCGCTCCTCGAACGCGAGCCGGGAGTGGCGGTCCGTCTCTACGACATGGCCGCCCCGCGCGCCCAGGACCTCTTCGTCATCATCTCCAACTCCGGCGTCAACAGCGTCATCGTGGAGATGGCCCTGCACGCCAAGGCGCAGGGCCACAAGATCCTCGCCATCACCTCCCTCACCCATACGGGGGCGGTGCCCGCGGGACACCCGAGCGGCAAGAAGCTCGTGGACCTGGCGGACGTGGTGCTGGACAACGCGGCGCCCGTCGGTGACGCGCTGCTGTCGTTGCCGGGGGGCGGGGCGGTGGGTGCGCTGTCCACCCTGACCGGCGTGCTGCTGGTGCAGATGGCGGTGGCGGAGGCGTCGGGGTTGCTGCTCGCCTCGGGGGAGCGGCCGCCGGTGTATGTGTCGGCCAACGTGCCCGGTGGGTTCGAGGGGAACCTGGAGTTGGAGAAGCGGTATGCGGGACGGGTTCGGCGTACGGCGACGTAG
- a CDS encoding AfsR/SARP family transcriptional regulator, with the protein MLQVRLLGPVEVWQGDRRAPLGGVRPLAVLSALVVHLGEVLSTERLVDCVWDEQAPATANALVATHVSAVRRALARVDAAEVIRTRPPGYVAGLDPSQVDARRFEELLASGRAAAARGHTGEAADLLSEALGLWRGQEALEGLGQTFARIEAARLAELRLVAQEESFGLHLDLGRADRTIAPLLAHVAAHPLRERPRGQLMTALFRTGRVSDALRTYQEGREVLREELGIDAGPELRALHKAVLTDDPGLHGTGPRTQDSSPHAISPHTPSPHAPSPSGPDRPARHAAPLGTVPRPRAQEAAGAPKARQHAPSRTAADGTGPDAPVRPAPSHLPPDIADFVGRSDQVAWSVSLLGSVDDAGRTAPPIGVISGRSGTGKTALAVHVGHRTAELFPDGRLFVDLRAADTAPLQPADALARLLRAMGAGPETLPSSVEELTGLYRTYTGHRRILLILDNAAGEAHVRPLLPPGPGSAVLVTSRRRLVALEGAAHLELTVPDQEEALELLRRVAGADRVRAEPEQTAEIVALCGRLPLAVRIAGARLAARPHWVPGRLAARLRDERLRLNELRAGDLELRTSLELGYADLDPQERRALRRLALLDLPDFAAWIAGPLLDIGTEEAEEAVERLVDCHFIDVIGVDGTGRSRYRIHDLAREHARERCLSEESAEERSAAVLRLVACWLGLAEKAAARGPGGAARYFPEPEAVRPLDPLDPQAEEDLLARPAAWFAAEQTGLLAAVQYCADHRLDRAARDLAGALIASSVALYNQFDAWSRSHTAAMAAVRRSGDREGEAWLLAGLGQLRYEQDEFEESYAYFRDALRLFEALDDVPQGMAQALVGMATARREQACYAEALELLDAALERYVPHDDRAARARVLYGIGCVHREQGRGPESREALAQAVELYRAEGDRHGEALTVRSLALCHRAEDARADAERLLRDALRVFTELHDTLGVMYTEQSLAKVELRLGRLDESRERLGRCLELARERQDRFGVALVLRTLGEWHLAAGDAGGAREPLERALSAWEALRLPLWRARTLWDLAEVREAEGDERAATDARAEAMGVFRELDAREARERAQDLPSPSRLPIPPRDPA; encoded by the coding sequence ATGCTCCAGGTACGTCTGCTCGGCCCTGTCGAGGTGTGGCAGGGCGACCGACGGGCCCCGCTCGGCGGGGTCAGACCCCTGGCGGTCCTGTCTGCACTCGTCGTCCACCTGGGTGAGGTCCTCTCCACGGAACGGCTCGTGGACTGCGTGTGGGACGAACAGGCCCCCGCGACCGCCAACGCCCTCGTCGCCACGCACGTCTCCGCGGTACGCCGCGCACTGGCCCGGGTCGACGCGGCCGAGGTGATCCGGACCCGGCCGCCGGGATACGTCGCCGGTCTCGACCCCTCCCAGGTCGACGCCCGCCGCTTCGAGGAACTGCTCGCGTCCGGCCGGGCCGCGGCCGCCCGGGGCCACACGGGCGAGGCCGCCGACCTGCTCTCCGAGGCGCTCGGGCTGTGGCGCGGCCAGGAGGCACTGGAAGGGCTGGGGCAGACCTTCGCCCGGATCGAGGCGGCCCGGCTGGCGGAACTGCGGCTGGTCGCCCAGGAGGAGTCCTTCGGCCTGCACCTGGACCTCGGCCGCGCGGACCGCACCATCGCGCCCCTGCTCGCGCACGTCGCCGCCCACCCCCTCCGGGAACGGCCGCGCGGCCAGCTGATGACCGCACTGTTCCGCACCGGACGTGTCTCCGACGCCCTGCGCACCTACCAGGAGGGCCGCGAGGTCCTGCGGGAGGAACTGGGCATCGACGCCGGGCCGGAACTGCGGGCACTGCACAAGGCGGTACTGACCGACGACCCCGGACTCCACGGAACCGGCCCCAGGACCCAGGACTCGTCGCCGCACGCCATCTCCCCGCACACCCCCTCCCCGCACGCCCCCTCCCCGTCCGGCCCGGACCGGCCGGCCCGCCATGCCGCACCGCTCGGCACCGTCCCCCGGCCACGGGCCCAGGAAGCGGCCGGTGCCCCCAAGGCCCGACAGCACGCCCCGAGCCGTACGGCGGCCGACGGCACCGGGCCGGACGCACCCGTGCGACCCGCCCCCTCCCATCTCCCCCCTGACATAGCCGACTTCGTCGGCCGGTCGGACCAAGTGGCGTGGTCCGTCTCGCTGCTGGGCTCCGTCGACGACGCGGGCCGTACCGCCCCGCCGATCGGGGTGATCTCCGGACGCTCCGGGACGGGCAAGACCGCGCTCGCCGTCCATGTCGGCCACCGCACCGCCGAACTCTTCCCCGACGGCCGCCTGTTCGTGGACCTGCGGGCCGCCGACACCGCCCCCCTGCAACCCGCCGACGCCCTCGCCCGGCTGCTGCGCGCCATGGGCGCCGGACCGGAGACGCTGCCGAGCTCGGTCGAGGAACTGACGGGCCTGTACCGCACGTACACCGGGCACCGCCGCATCCTGCTGATCCTCGACAACGCCGCCGGTGAGGCACACGTACGACCGCTGCTGCCGCCCGGACCCGGCTCCGCGGTGCTCGTCACCAGCCGGCGCCGGCTGGTGGCGCTGGAGGGCGCCGCCCACCTCGAACTGACCGTTCCGGACCAGGAGGAGGCGCTCGAACTCCTGCGCCGTGTCGCCGGGGCGGACCGCGTCCGCGCCGAACCGGAACAGACCGCCGAGATCGTCGCCCTGTGCGGACGGCTGCCGCTCGCCGTACGCATCGCCGGAGCGCGGCTCGCGGCCCGGCCGCACTGGGTGCCCGGCCGGCTCGCCGCCCGGCTGCGGGACGAGCGGCTCCGGCTCAACGAACTGCGCGCCGGGGACCTGGAGTTGCGCACCAGTCTCGAACTGGGCTACGCCGACCTCGACCCGCAGGAGCGGCGCGCCCTGCGCCGGCTGGCCCTGCTCGACCTGCCCGACTTCGCGGCCTGGATCGCCGGGCCCCTGCTGGACATCGGCACGGAGGAGGCCGAGGAGGCCGTCGAACGCCTGGTGGACTGCCACTTCATCGACGTGATCGGCGTCGACGGCACGGGCCGCAGCCGCTACCGCATCCACGACCTGGCCCGCGAACACGCCCGCGAACGCTGTCTGTCGGAGGAGAGCGCCGAGGAACGGTCGGCGGCCGTGCTGCGCCTCGTGGCGTGCTGGCTGGGACTGGCCGAGAAGGCCGCGGCGAGGGGCCCCGGCGGCGCGGCGCGCTACTTCCCCGAACCGGAGGCCGTACGGCCCCTCGATCCCCTCGACCCGCAGGCCGAGGAAGACCTGCTCGCACGGCCCGCGGCCTGGTTCGCCGCCGAACAGACCGGTCTGCTGGCGGCGGTGCAGTACTGCGCCGACCACCGGCTGGACCGCGCCGCCCGGGACCTCGCCGGGGCGCTGATCGCGAGCTCGGTCGCGCTGTACAACCAGTTCGACGCCTGGTCCCGCTCGCACACCGCGGCGATGGCGGCGGTGCGGCGCAGCGGGGACCGCGAGGGCGAGGCGTGGCTGCTCGCCGGACTGGGCCAACTGCGCTACGAACAGGACGAGTTCGAGGAGTCCTACGCCTACTTCAGGGACGCCCTGCGGCTGTTCGAGGCGCTCGACGACGTGCCGCAGGGAATGGCCCAGGCCCTCGTCGGCATGGCCACCGCCCGGCGTGAACAGGCCTGCTACGCGGAGGCGTTGGAACTCCTCGACGCGGCACTGGAGCGGTACGTGCCGCACGACGACCGTGCCGCCCGAGCCCGGGTGCTGTACGGCATCGGCTGCGTGCACCGGGAACAGGGCCGCGGCCCCGAGTCCCGCGAGGCCCTCGCGCAGGCCGTGGAGCTGTACCGCGCGGAGGGGGACCGGCACGGGGAGGCGCTGACCGTGCGCTCGCTGGCTCTCTGTCACCGGGCGGAGGACGCGCGGGCGGACGCCGAGCGGCTGCTGCGGGACGCGCTGCGGGTCTTCACCGAGCTCCATGACACGCTCGGTGTGATGTACACGGAGCAGTCGCTGGCCAAGGTGGAGCTGCGGCTCGGCCGCCTGGACGAGTCACGCGAACGGCTCGGGCGCTGCCTGGAGTTGGCCCGGGAGCGGCAGGACCGGTTCGGTGTGGCGCTGGTGCTGCGGACGCTGGGCGAGTGGCATCTGGCGGCCGGTGACGCGGGTGGCGCGCGGGAGCCGCTGGAGCGGGCGCTGTCGGCGTGGGAGGCGTTGCGGCTGCCGTTGTGGCGGGCCCGCACGCTGTGGGACCTGGCGGAGGTACGCGAGGCCGAGGGGGACGAACGGGCGGCGACGGACGCCCGAGCCGAGGCCATGGGGGTCTTCAGAGAACTGGACGCTCGGGAGGCACGGGAGCGGGCCCAGGACCTTCCGTCACCCTCCCGCCTGCCGATACCGCCCCGCGATCCTGCATGA